The nucleotide window CTGAAAACCAGAGAGGTGGAAATTGTAGGAGTAACCAATCATATTTTTGAAAATAACAGCTTTACTTCCGCCGTGATCCTTAAAGAATCTCACCTTTGTATCCACACGTGGCCGGAATTTAAACAGCTTACCTTTGATGTATTTCTTTGTAATTATACTCAGGACAATACGGAGAAAGTAGAGCAGATTGCAGATGAGGTGGTTCAGTATTTTAAAGCTAATACCATTCAAAAACACAAAATTTACAGATAAAAATGCACTATGTCTGCCCAGCATGCGAATCAGAAAATAAATTAGATCTCACCTTTCCTGTTGAAGAATATGTTTGCGGTACCTGTTCTTATCTCATTGAGGTTGCCGGAAACAAAAAAATTAAACATCTGAAAGTTCCTACGGAAAATGTTGTTTTAGATGTCGGACAAAAAGGAAAAATCGGAGAGGTAGAATATACTGTTGCTGCCATTATCGTCAGGAAATATGGTTCCAGTATTTTCTGGCGCGAATATTATTTAAAAGACAGTAAAGGAAATGATGCTTTCCTGAGTGAAAGTGACGGGCATTGGGTCTTTCTGATTCCTATACATGCTGATGATTTTAAAAGTAAAGATTCGGCATTCCCAACCTATCTTGGGCGAACCTATCGATGGTACGAAAACTCTCAATGCAGTATTGAAGCCGCAGCCGGTTTTTTTGATGAGCAGCTGGATTTCAGTATTGCTACCTACAAAGAATATGTCAACGGAACCCGCATGATCTCTCAGGAGAAGACCAGCAGGAAAAGCCAGTATTTCTATGGAGTTCACATTTCAAAATATGAAGTTAAGAAAGCTTTTAAAATAGCTAATCTGCCCAATTATACAGGAATAGGGATTGTTCAGCCCTACTATTTCGATATCAGACAGGCTGTAAACATCTTTTGTGTGGCGGCATTAATGATTTGTTTGCTCCAGATGTATGTCTACACTTCAAGAACCAACGAAACCGTTTTTGCAGAGACCATCAATTTTGCAGATGTAAAAGATAAAGAATTGGTCAGCAAAAGCTTTACCCTTTCCGGCGGTTCAGCTCCATTAAAGGTGAATGCTTTTTCAGGTGTTGATAATTCCTGGGCGAATGTTCAGCTAAGCCTTGTAAACGAGAATACCAACGAAATTATCTATACCTCCAAAGATATTGAGCAGTATCATGGGTACGAAGACGGGGAAAGCTGGACGGAAGGAAGCCAGTCTGAAGATTTTAACCTGTGTGGGGTAGGCTCCGGAAAATATCATTTCATTATTTCCGCTGAAAAAGAAGGAGGCTTGCCGTCATTTTCAGGTCTTACATCACCTGATTCAAAGGTTATGATATCACGGGATAAATCAGGAACAATTGAGGTTACTGACATATTCAAGGTGCAGACCAAAACTTTTACAGACGGGCAGACGCTGGAAAAAGATACCTCGGAAGTGATCAGACTTGCCAAAGCATCGTTCGGAACTCAAAAGCTGGACTCCCTGATTAATTCTGAAGCACTTAAACTTACCACAGACCTCATTTCAAGCAATACTTATGTACAGCTCAAAGCTACATGGCTTCCCGTTTCATTCTGGAACTTCGGGATTATTTTATTCATAATGATTGCTGTGTTTGTGGCAATGTGGATAGGAAAACATTACTTTAATGTAAATAAATGGAAGAATAGTTCAAACTCACCTTATCCTGCAAATGATGATAACTAATATGGTCAATTACATAAGAAAAAACTGGATACTCTGCCTGATCGGAGGATTCTGCCTTACCTGGTTTGTATACCTTACATACCAGGGAAATCAGGTCTGCGACTGCGCCAAGACAGAAACATACCGCGACGGAACCACAAGAAGCCATTCCAGAGTAGGATTCTACAGATATTATCACAAATAAAAAATATAAAACTATGGACAACATCAATTTCTTACCCATACTAAACTCGGTTCTTTATTCATTTTTAGGAATCGCTATTTTGCTTGCATGTTATTTCATTATTGAAAAACTGACTCCTGAAAAAACATGGCATGAGATCGCCCGGAATAAAAATATAGCAATTGCTATTGTCTTCGGGGCATTTATTATCGGAATTTCAATGATTATAAGCGCGGCAATTCATGGATAAGAAGAGGATTCCTCTTGAGCTGCTTTTATTGTTTTCAGTATTCGTCATTGCTACATGTGGACTGATTTATGAGCTGGTGGCAGGAGCGCTGGCAAGCTATCTTTTAGGAGACTCTGTAAAGCAGTTTTCCTTCATTATCGGAGTATACCTGTTCTCAATGGGAGTGGGATCTTACCTTGCGAAATTCATCAAAGGAAATCTTATTGATAAATTCATTGAGATCGAAATCCTGGTAGGAATTGTGGGGGGAATCAGCTCTGTTGTGCTGTTCATTCTGTTTAATACGCTCGCCCATTTTGAAAGTGTTCTTTATCTGTTTGTATTCTTCACCGGATGTCTGGTTGGGGTGGAAATCCCGCTTCTGATGAATATTTTAAAAGAC belongs to Chryseobacterium gleum and includes:
- a CDS encoding S-adenosylmethionine decarboxylase family protein is translated as MNPLSSKGLHILLTLETESEDLLLDSKGFLMFTEEILKTREVEIVGVTNHIFENNSFTSAVILKESHLCIHTWPEFKQLTFDVFLCNYTQDNTEKVEQIADEVVQYFKANTIQKHKIYR
- a CDS encoding DUF4178 domain-containing protein is translated as MHYVCPACESENKLDLTFPVEEYVCGTCSYLIEVAGNKKIKHLKVPTENVVLDVGQKGKIGEVEYTVAAIIVRKYGSSIFWREYYLKDSKGNDAFLSESDGHWVFLIPIHADDFKSKDSAFPTYLGRTYRWYENSQCSIEAAAGFFDEQLDFSIATYKEYVNGTRMISQEKTSRKSQYFYGVHISKYEVKKAFKIANLPNYTGIGIVQPYYFDIRQAVNIFCVAALMICLLQMYVYTSRTNETVFAETINFADVKDKELVSKSFTLSGGSAPLKVNAFSGVDNSWANVQLSLVNENTNEIIYTSKDIEQYHGYEDGESWTEGSQSEDFNLCGVGSGKYHFIISAEKEGGLPSFSGLTSPDSKVMISRDKSGTIEVTDIFKVQTKTFTDGQTLEKDTSEVIRLAKASFGTQKLDSLINSEALKLTTDLISSNTYVQLKATWLPVSFWNFGIILFIMIAVFVAMWIGKHYFNVNKWKNSSNSPYPANDDN
- a CDS encoding DUF350 domain-containing protein yields the protein MDNINFLPILNSVLYSFLGIAILLACYFIIEKLTPEKTWHEIARNKNIAIAIVFGAFIIGISMIISAAIHG